A window of Juglans regia cultivar Chandler chromosome 7, Walnut 2.0, whole genome shotgun sequence contains these coding sequences:
- the LOC108981054 gene encoding uncharacterized protein At2g23090-like — MGGGNGQKAKMAREKNLEKQKGAKGSQLDSNKKAMSIQCKVCMQTFMCTTTEVKCREHAEAKHPKSDVYTCFPHLKN; from the exons ATGGGAGGAGGGAACGGGCAAAAGGCGAAGATGGCACGCGAGAAGAACTTGGAGAAGCAAAAAGGCGCTAAGG GAAGCCAGCTAGATTCAAACAAGAAGGCGATGTCAATCCAG TGCAAGGTTTGCATGCAGACATTTATGTGCACCACTACCGAGGTGAAGTGCAGGGAACATGCAGAAGCAAAGCACCCCAAATCTGATGTTTATACTTGCTTCCCTCATCTCAAAAACTGA
- the LOC108981053 gene encoding acyl-CoA-binding domain-containing protein 3-like codes for MELLSELFLTVSLSLTLCFLLSKLLSAASAGDKNRTSTLTSRRAANGIWVMPEELMRQIERRFRLVEKTDKNEDKLDVQEFVNEGFESTERDIRGEKHIEEVSERCCVGECGESLVDESSKAEKLCEIELESVKSEVDSARDVLECGGNEGCEFDKSGDDEFKEKMFDSEDEWEGIERTELEKVFGAAVVLAGSASTAGRASSLGSDVEAQLYGLHKIATQGPCHEPQPMALKLSARAKWNAWQRLGNMSPEVAMEQYIALLSRSFPRWMQYDFVRDNKQVLEEFEAFRKLASDLEELPSIQLGAADERTMEMKPYFEGFYVTGFGVQNP; via the exons ATGGAGCTTTTGTCTGAACTCTTCTTGACAGTTTCTCTTTCTCTGACTCTCTGTTTCCTCCTCTCCAAGCTCCTCTCTGCAGCTTCTGCCGGTGACAAAAACCGCACCTCTACGTTGACATCACGTAGGGCTGCGAACGGAATATGGGTTATGCCTGAGGAGCTTATGCGCCAAATCGAGAGAAGATTCCGGTTGGTtgaaaaaactgataaaaatgAGGACAAATTGGATGTTCAAGAATTTGTCAACGAAGGGTTTGAGTCAACGGAGAGGGACATTAGGGGAGAGAAACATATTGAAGAGGTATCAGAGCGTTGCTGTGTGGGAGAGTGCGGGGAAAGCTTGGTGGATGAAAGTTCTAAGGCGGAAAAGCTTTGCGAAATTGAGTTAGAGTCGGTTAAGAGCGAGGTGGATTCGGCGAGGGATGTATTGGAGTGCGGAGGCAATGAGGGATGTGAATTCGACAAAAGTGGGGATGATGAGTTCAAGGAAAAAATGTTTGATTCGGAGGATGAATGGGAGGGGATCGAAAGGACCGAATTGGAAAAGGTCTTCGGCGCCGCGGTGGTGCTTGCGGGATCTGCCAGTACTGCTGGTCGAGCTTCGAGTCTTGGCAGTGATGTGGAGGCTCAGTTATATGGGCTTCACAAGATTGCCACCCAAGGGCCTTGCCATGAACCCCAACCAATGGCATTGAAGCTCTCTGCTCGCGCTAAGTG GAATGCTTGGCAACGGCTTGGTAATATGAGTCCGGAGGTAGCAATGGAGCAATACATCGCCCTTCTTTCAAGAAGTTTTCCTAGGTGGATGCaatatgattttgtt AGAGATAATAAACAGGTTTTAGAAGAATTCGAAGCATTTAGGAAGCTAGCTTCTGATTTAGAGGAACTGCCATCAATCCAACTAGGTGCTGCAGATGAAAG GACAATGGAGATGAAGCCTTATTTTGAGGGTTTTTATGTTACAGGATTTGGTGTCCAAAATCCATGA
- the LOC108981051 gene encoding molybdate-anion transporter isoform X1 encodes MGVVIESSVWEPNLALYIFIFISCLLSIFLFPYASNNNSSIKTPALFDHGFSSSFFRFQRNFLFVYSLASAMEGLWAVFGEFELAHYGVSREQMILSLGVGSAAALFVGTFLGMLSDLIGQKKVCLIFCILHLFVGIWKRIIGHPSVLVASICLSLASSIFSFSFETWVVVQHEKQGQRQDSMSDTFWLMTFFESASYIGSQVLANWLIGDNMEKNIASPSNAAILLGMISITSVTVGLKGPSQTASFKEYRVSFYSYILGDKRICLLAWAQACLHFSITVFWLLWAPTLVADGREVHLGLVYPCLLGARMLGSTLFPWLISGPSPLRTEDCLLYSFIVLGLVLSIIAYDYQEIEVLVALFCLFHGCVGLILPSLARLRTMYVPNELRGGMMSLSLAPANAAILLFMTQGVYYRNIGNAAIMAFAAMCLLTAAFGMHVLKRLGKQPYQNWHKL; translated from the exons atgggAGTCGTCATTGAAAGCTCCGTTTGGGAACCGAATCTCGCCCTatacattttcatcttcatctcctgCCTCCTTTCCATATTTCTCTTCCCTTACGCATCCAATAACAACAGCTCCATTAAAACCCCGGCCCTCTTCGACCATGGATTCTCTTCCTCCTTCTTTCGTTTCCAGCGGAACTTCCTATTCGTCTATTCCCTCGCTTCAG CAATGGAAGGACTATGGGCAGTCTTCGGAGAGTTCGAGCTGGCTCACTATGGAGTTAGCAGAGAGCAAATGATTTTGTCTCTCGGTGTTGGTTCTGCAGCTGCTCTTTTCGTTGGCACTTTCTTAGGCATGCTTTCTGATCTAAT AGGTCAAAAGAAAGTTTGTCTCATTTTTTGCATCCTTCACCTGTTTGTCGGCATTTGGAAGAGGATTATTGGTCACCCAAGTGTTCTGGTAGCAAGCATCTGTTTGTCTCTCGCctcttcaatattttcattcagTTTTGAGACATGGGTGGTAGTTCAACATGAAAAG CAAGGGCAGAGGCAAGATTCAATGAGTGACACATTTTGGTTAATGACTTTTTTTGAGTCTGCGTCTTACATTGGAAGCCAGGTGCTTGCAAATTGGCTCATTGGTGATAATATGGAGAAGAACATAGCATCTCCTTCCAATGCAGCTATCTTGTTGGGAATGATAAGCATAACTTCTGTTACTGTAGGATTGAAAGGACCTTCGCAGACTGCTTCATTTAAGGAGTATAGAGTGTccttttattcatatattttaggTG ATAAAAGGATATGCCTTTTGGCATGGGCTCAAGCTTGCCTTCACTTCTCCATTACAGTGTTTTGGCTTTTATGGGCCCCGACATTGGTG GCTGATGGACGAGAAGTGCATCTCGGATTGGTATATCCCTGTTTGCTGGGTGCTAGAATGCTTGGAAGCACATTGTTCCCATGGCTCATTAGTGGACCATCACCACTCCGCACTGAAGATTGTCTACTATATTCATTTATCGTACTGGGGCTTGTGTTATCTATAATAGCTTATGATTATCAG GAAATTGAAGTTCTAGTTGCACTATTTTGCTTATTCCATGGGTGTGTTGGCTTAATCTTACCTTCACTTGCCAGATTGAGGACCAT GTATGTACCAAATGAGTTGCGAGGAGGAATGATGAGCCTTTCTCTAGCCCCTGCCAATGCAGCAATTCTGCTTTTTATGACCCAA GGAGTCTACTATCGGAACATTGGGAATGCAGCAATAATGGCATTTGCTGCGATGTGTCTACTCACAGCAGCTTTTGGTATGCATGTATTGAAGCGATTGGGGAAGCAACCATATCAAAACTGGCACAAATTGTGA
- the LOC108981051 gene encoding molybdate-anion transporter isoform X3 has product MGVVIESSVWEPNLALYIFIFISCLLSIFLFPYASNNNSSIKTPALFDHGFSSSFFRFQRNFLFVYSLASAMEGLWAVFGEFELAHYGVSREQMILSLGVGSAAALFVGTFLGMLSDLIGQKKVCLIFCILHLFVGIWKRIIGHPSVLVASICLSLASSIFSFSFETWVVVQHEKQGQRQDSMSDTFWLMTFFESASYIGSQVLANWLIGDNMEKNIASPSNAAILLGMISITSVTVGLKGPSQTASFKEYRVSFYSYILGDKRICLLAWAQACLHFSITVFWLLWAPTLVADGREVHLGLVYPCLLGARMLGSTLFPWLISGPSPLRTEDCLLYSFIVLGLVLSIIAYDYQEIEVLVALFCLFHGCVGLILPSLARLRTMYVPNELRGGMMSLSLAPANAAILLFMTQNILGAFLLRTTS; this is encoded by the exons atgggAGTCGTCATTGAAAGCTCCGTTTGGGAACCGAATCTCGCCCTatacattttcatcttcatctcctgCCTCCTTTCCATATTTCTCTTCCCTTACGCATCCAATAACAACAGCTCCATTAAAACCCCGGCCCTCTTCGACCATGGATTCTCTTCCTCCTTCTTTCGTTTCCAGCGGAACTTCCTATTCGTCTATTCCCTCGCTTCAG CAATGGAAGGACTATGGGCAGTCTTCGGAGAGTTCGAGCTGGCTCACTATGGAGTTAGCAGAGAGCAAATGATTTTGTCTCTCGGTGTTGGTTCTGCAGCTGCTCTTTTCGTTGGCACTTTCTTAGGCATGCTTTCTGATCTAAT AGGTCAAAAGAAAGTTTGTCTCATTTTTTGCATCCTTCACCTGTTTGTCGGCATTTGGAAGAGGATTATTGGTCACCCAAGTGTTCTGGTAGCAAGCATCTGTTTGTCTCTCGCctcttcaatattttcattcagTTTTGAGACATGGGTGGTAGTTCAACATGAAAAG CAAGGGCAGAGGCAAGATTCAATGAGTGACACATTTTGGTTAATGACTTTTTTTGAGTCTGCGTCTTACATTGGAAGCCAGGTGCTTGCAAATTGGCTCATTGGTGATAATATGGAGAAGAACATAGCATCTCCTTCCAATGCAGCTATCTTGTTGGGAATGATAAGCATAACTTCTGTTACTGTAGGATTGAAAGGACCTTCGCAGACTGCTTCATTTAAGGAGTATAGAGTGTccttttattcatatattttaggTG ATAAAAGGATATGCCTTTTGGCATGGGCTCAAGCTTGCCTTCACTTCTCCATTACAGTGTTTTGGCTTTTATGGGCCCCGACATTGGTG GCTGATGGACGAGAAGTGCATCTCGGATTGGTATATCCCTGTTTGCTGGGTGCTAGAATGCTTGGAAGCACATTGTTCCCATGGCTCATTAGTGGACCATCACCACTCCGCACTGAAGATTGTCTACTATATTCATTTATCGTACTGGGGCTTGTGTTATCTATAATAGCTTATGATTATCAG GAAATTGAAGTTCTAGTTGCACTATTTTGCTTATTCCATGGGTGTGTTGGCTTAATCTTACCTTCACTTGCCAGATTGAGGACCAT GTATGTACCAAATGAGTTGCGAGGAGGAATGATGAGCCTTTCTCTAGCCCCTGCCAATGCAGCAATTCTGCTTTTTATGACCCAA AATATACTTGGAGCTTTCCTCCTAAGAACAACCTCATAA
- the LOC108981051 gene encoding molybdate-anion transporter isoform X2, whose amino-acid sequence MGVVIESSVWEPNLALYIFIFISCLLSIFLFPYASNNNSSIKTPALFDHGFSSSFFRFQRNFLFVYSLASAMEGLWAVFGEFELAHYGVSREQMILSLGVGSAAALFVGTFLGMLSDLIGQKKVCLIFCILHLFVGIWKRIIGHPSVLVASICLSLASSIFSFSFETWVVVQHEKQGQRQDSMSDTFWLMTFFESASYIGSQVLANWLIGDNMEKNIASPSNAAILLGMISITSVTVGLKGPSQTASFKEYRVSFYSYILDKRICLLAWAQACLHFSITVFWLLWAPTLVADGREVHLGLVYPCLLGARMLGSTLFPWLISGPSPLRTEDCLLYSFIVLGLVLSIIAYDYQEIEVLVALFCLFHGCVGLILPSLARLRTMYVPNELRGGMMSLSLAPANAAILLFMTQGVYYRNIGNAAIMAFAAMCLLTAAFGMHVLKRLGKQPYQNWHKL is encoded by the exons atgggAGTCGTCATTGAAAGCTCCGTTTGGGAACCGAATCTCGCCCTatacattttcatcttcatctcctgCCTCCTTTCCATATTTCTCTTCCCTTACGCATCCAATAACAACAGCTCCATTAAAACCCCGGCCCTCTTCGACCATGGATTCTCTTCCTCCTTCTTTCGTTTCCAGCGGAACTTCCTATTCGTCTATTCCCTCGCTTCAG CAATGGAAGGACTATGGGCAGTCTTCGGAGAGTTCGAGCTGGCTCACTATGGAGTTAGCAGAGAGCAAATGATTTTGTCTCTCGGTGTTGGTTCTGCAGCTGCTCTTTTCGTTGGCACTTTCTTAGGCATGCTTTCTGATCTAAT AGGTCAAAAGAAAGTTTGTCTCATTTTTTGCATCCTTCACCTGTTTGTCGGCATTTGGAAGAGGATTATTGGTCACCCAAGTGTTCTGGTAGCAAGCATCTGTTTGTCTCTCGCctcttcaatattttcattcagTTTTGAGACATGGGTGGTAGTTCAACATGAAAAG CAAGGGCAGAGGCAAGATTCAATGAGTGACACATTTTGGTTAATGACTTTTTTTGAGTCTGCGTCTTACATTGGAAGCCAGGTGCTTGCAAATTGGCTCATTGGTGATAATATGGAGAAGAACATAGCATCTCCTTCCAATGCAGCTATCTTGTTGGGAATGATAAGCATAACTTCTGTTACTGTAGGATTGAAAGGACCTTCGCAGACTGCTTCATTTAAGGAGTATAGAGTGTccttttattcatatattttag ATAAAAGGATATGCCTTTTGGCATGGGCTCAAGCTTGCCTTCACTTCTCCATTACAGTGTTTTGGCTTTTATGGGCCCCGACATTGGTG GCTGATGGACGAGAAGTGCATCTCGGATTGGTATATCCCTGTTTGCTGGGTGCTAGAATGCTTGGAAGCACATTGTTCCCATGGCTCATTAGTGGACCATCACCACTCCGCACTGAAGATTGTCTACTATATTCATTTATCGTACTGGGGCTTGTGTTATCTATAATAGCTTATGATTATCAG GAAATTGAAGTTCTAGTTGCACTATTTTGCTTATTCCATGGGTGTGTTGGCTTAATCTTACCTTCACTTGCCAGATTGAGGACCAT GTATGTACCAAATGAGTTGCGAGGAGGAATGATGAGCCTTTCTCTAGCCCCTGCCAATGCAGCAATTCTGCTTTTTATGACCCAA GGAGTCTACTATCGGAACATTGGGAATGCAGCAATAATGGCATTTGCTGCGATGTGTCTACTCACAGCAGCTTTTGGTATGCATGTATTGAAGCGATTGGGGAAGCAACCATATCAAAACTGGCACAAATTGTGA